From the Anabas testudineus chromosome 23, fAnaTes1.2, whole genome shotgun sequence genome, one window contains:
- the dhx57 gene encoding putative ATP-dependent RNA helicase DHX57, producing the protein MSARRRGGKPNRGGGRFNKPRGGGGGGGGGGGSRKGGAGCWDDGDDFSLDFGPTRSSRPGKGRGSSRRAGPRDRGRGRGDRDRDRLGREDEKSKALPRSLARTRTTPKSGDGIRPEVSAMPLQRIFMTNENQEQLKELLRELQTQVFEEPYDDYDSDYSGGDENEEEYDELDHREEGQFWTTNDEPERAESPAYEPGSDEERPPPEPVISLFAIGKLCRYGFDRERSKQALEHGGGEFGATLEQLLLQVFTDCYGLKAVSLDGLEAVPMDECLSQRQEEALALTAIYGERFCERIANAVWTVTLDLSFLSDNAAKNRGVVGSRNGEASANTRGVCKFYLKDQGCRFGDKCKFKHQLPSKGRSGSPELGPSKPGFSSYSPPEYELEIRFPKGNRYPFQAPIVAFSTNDESVEAAGRLSVTERLFGEALAAAKSSEPVVYTLITLCEDEAVMKKLLAVSHHKFSTPPPVVVVPSPSLAIAKSKSVRSNASEESRNSSNHTNNRRIPLSNNQRPIDLKETEATEELDERDEEEEDEAVPVESESYINLRKKMVNKHNLKIENIRQENGKLCRDFQRKQSSRRFRSMLDQRKNLPAWQEKENILDQLDQCQVLVVSGMTGCGKTTQIPQFILDASLGGPAEKVANIICTQPRRISAISVAQRVAQERAEHLGNSVGYQIRLESVRTSATRLLYCTTGVLLRRLEGEADLKGVTHVIVDEVHERTEESDFLLLVLKDLIVQRPDLKIILMSATLNANLFSEYFYNCPTIHIPGRTFPVDQFFLEDSIAKTGYVIEDGSPYMRSGKHNMSSTSGRGNKGEPRDVVDDLGDDVWNFMSFCKKDLVKDSIPDQQLSLQDLTVRYKGTKMSVLKTIAKMDLDKINMDLVESLLEWIVEGKHNYPPGAVLVFLPGLAEIKMLYEQLQSNRMFNNRGATRCVVYPLHSTLSNEEQQAVFSQPPDGVTKIIISTNIAETSVTIDDVVYVIDSGKMKEKRYDASKSMESLEDSWVSRANALQRKGRAGRVASGVCFHLFTSHCFQHQLAEQQLPEIQRVPLEQLCLRIKILDVFAEQTLESVFSRLIEPPTTGSLDAAKQRLQDLGALTADEKLTPLGYHLACLPVDVRIGKLMLFGAIFRCLDPALTIAASLAFKSPFVSPWDKREEANEKKLAFAVANSDHLALLQAYKGWCSAAKNGNQAGFLYCRENFLSWRGLQEIASLKRQFAELLSDIGFIKEGLRARIIERTCSKGTDGVLEATGPEANLNSENIRLMSAMLCAALYPNVVQVRAPQGSYKMTSKGAMKMQPKANELRFMTKNDGCVHVHPSSVNYTVRHYDSPYLVYHEKVKTSRVFIRDCSMVSVYPLVLFGGGQVSVELHKGEFVISLDDGWIQFAAASHQVAELVKELRWELDQLLEDKIKNPSIDLCSCPCGSRIIRMIVQLISTQ; encoded by the exons ATGAGTGCAAGGAGAAGAGGTGGAAAGCCCAACAGAGGTGGGGGTAGATTTAACAAAccaagaggaggtggaggtggtggtggaggtggaggtggaagtAGGAAAGGAGGAGCAGGTTGTTGGGATGATGGCGATGACTTCAGCCTTGACTTTGGACCCACTCGTTCCAGCAG ACCCGGCAAGGGACGAGGCAGTAGCAGACGTGCCGGTCCCAGGGATCGAGGACGAGGTAGGGGAGATAGGGATCGAGACAGGCTTGGCAGAGAGGATGAGAAAAGCAAGGCTCTTCCAAGGTCCCTGGCAAGGACAAGAACGACCCCAAAGTCAGGTGACGGCATCAGGCCGGAGGTGAGTGCCATGCCCTTGCAGAGGATCTTCATGACTAATGAGAACCAAGAACAACTCAAGGAACTGCTGCGGGAGTTGCAAACCCAGGTGTTTGAGGAGCCATATGA TGATTATGATTCAGATTATTCAGGGGGAGATGAGAATGAGGAGGAATATGATGAGTTGGATCACCGCGAGGAAGGACAGTTTTGGACCACTAATGATGAGCCTGAGAGAGCCGAGAGCCCAGCATACGAGCCAGGGTCTGATGAAGAACGGCCTCCACCTGAGCCTGTCATTTCCTTATTTGCCATTGGAAAACTTTGCAG GTATGGGTTTGACAGGGAGCGCAGTAAACAGGCACTAGAGCATGGTGGGGGAGAATTCGGGGCAACTTTGGAGCAACTCCTCCTTCAGGTTTTTACCGACTGCTATGGGCTGAAAGCAGTTTCCCTTGATGGCCTCGAGGCAGTGCCTATGGATGAATGCTTGAGCCAGAGGCAGGAAGAGGCTCTGGCTCTGACTGCTATTTATGGAGAGCGCTTCTGTGAACGCATTGCTAACGCAGTTTGGACAGTAACCCTGgacctctcttttctctcagaCAATGCTGCCAAAAACAGAGGGGTGGTTGGCAGTCGCAATGGGGAAGCTTCCGCTAATACTCGTGGAGTCTGCAAATTCTACCTGAAAGATCAAGGTTGCCGCTTTGGGGACAAATGCAAGTTCAAACACCAGCTTCCCTCAAAAGGGAGGTCCGGTTCTCCAGAATTAGGACCAAGCAAGCCTGGATTCAGCAGCTATTCTCCTCCCGAGTACGAATTAGAGATTCGTTTTCCAAAAGGAAACCGTTACCCATTTCAGGCCCCGATAGTCGCGTTTAGCACCAACGACGAGTCTGTTGAAGCTGCAGGGAGGCTCAGTGTGACCGAGAGATTATTCGGAGAGGCACTAGCTGCAGCAAAGAGCAGCGAACCTGTTGTTTACACTCTGATCACATTGTGTGAGGATGAAGCTGTCATGAAGAAACTGCTGGCTGTTAGTCATCACAAATTCAGCACCCCACCACCTGTTGTGGTGGTTCCATCACCCTCTCTTGCCATCGCAAAGAGTAAGAGTGTGAGAAGCAATGCCTCAGAAGAGAGTAGGAATAGCAGTAATCACACGAACAACAGAAGGATTCCTCTGTCTAACAACCAGAGACCCATAGATT tgaaagagacagaagccACAGAGGAGTTGGATGAgagagatgaggaagaggaagatgaagctGTTCCAGTTGAGAGTGAGAGTTATATCAATCTGAGGAAGAAGATGGTGAATAAGCACAACTTGAAGATAGAGAACATACGGCAAGAAAACGGCAAACTTTGCAGAGATTTCCAGAGGAAACAG TCATCAAGGCGTTTTAGATCCATGCTGGATCAGAGGAAGAATCTGCCCGCTTGGCaagaaaaagagaacattcTAGACCAGTTGGATCAGTGTCAGGTGCTGGTGGTCAGCGGGATGACAGG ATGTGGCAAGACCACCCAGATCCCTCAGTTCATTCTGGATGCCTCTTTAGGTGGTCCAGCAGAGAAGGTGGCCAACATCATTTGTACCCAGCCACGCCGCATCTCTGCCATCTCTGTGGCTCAAAGAGTAGCACAGGAGCGAGCAGAGCATCTGGGCAACTCGGTGGGCTACCAAATCCGCCTAGAGAGTGTCAGG ACATCTGCCACCAGACTACTTTACTGCACCACAGGTGTTTTGCTGAGGAGATTAGAGGGTGAGGCAGATCTTAAAGGCGTTACACACGTCATTGTAGACGAGGTGCACGAGCGCACGGAGGAGAG tgacTTCCTGTTATTGGTGCTCAAAGACCTCATTGTACAAAGACCTGACCTGAAGATTATTCTAATGAGTGCCACACTTAATGCCAATCTCTTCTCTGAGTATTTCTACAACTGTCCCACCATCCACATACCAG GCCGCACATTCCCTGTGGATCAGTTTTTTCTTGAAGATTCCATTGCTAAAACTGG ATATGTCATTGAGGATGGCAGCCCTTATATGCGCTCAGGGAAACACAATATGTCTTCCACAAGTGGACGAGGAAACAAAGGAGAGCCAAGGGATGTTGTGGACGACTTAGGTGATGACGTATGGAACTTCATGTCTTTCTGTAAGAAGGACCTTGTTAAAGACTCTATCCCTGACCAGCAACTCAGTCTGCAGGATCTTACAGTCAGATACAAAG GTACTAAGATGTCTGTGCTGAAGACCATAGCCAAAATGGACCTAGACAAGATCAACATGGACCTGGTGGAGAGCCTCCTGGAGTGGATTGTAGAAGGAAAACACAACTACCCTCCAG GTGCAGTTCTAGTGTTTTTGCCAGGCTTGGCTGAGATCAAGATGCTCTATGAGCAGCTCCAGTCCAACAGAATGTTCAACAACAGGGGGGCAACGAG GTGTGTAGTATACCCACTCCACTCAACTTTGTCTAATGAGGAGCAGCAGGCAGTATTCAGTCAGCCCCCAGATGGTGTCACAAAGATCATCATCTCCACCAATATTGCAGAGACCTCAGTAACCATTGATGACGTGGTATATGTCATTGACTCTGGcaagatgaaagagaaaag GTACGATGCATCCAAAAGCATGGAGAGCCTGGAGGACTCATGGGTTTCTCGGGCGAATGCACTGCAGAGGAAAGGTCGAGCAGGTCGCGTGGCCTCAGGAGTGTGCTTCCACCTCTTCACTAGCCACTGTTTCCAACACCAGCTGGCTGAACAACAGCTGCCCGAGATCCAAAGAGTGCCCCTGGAGCAGCTCTGCCTTCG AATCAAGATCCTGGACGTCTTTGCCGAGCAGACTTTGGAGTCTGTCTTTTCTCGGCTCATCGAGCCCCCCACCACAGGAAGCTTGGATGCGGCTAAGCAGCGCCTGCAGGACCTGGGAGCTCTAACCGCAGATGAGAAACTGACCCCGCTGGGCTACCACTTGGCCTGTCTTCCCGTCGACGTGCGGATTGGAAAACTCATGCTGTTTGGTGCCATCTTCCGCTGCCTCGACCCAGCACTCACGATCGCTGCCAGTCTGGCCTTCAAGTCACCATTT GTGTCTCCATGGGACAAAAGAGAGGAAGCTAATGAGAAGAAACTGGCCTTTGCTGTGGCCAATAGTGACCATCTAGCTTTGCTACAGGCATACAAG GGATGGTGCTCCGCTGCAAAGAATGGCAACCAGGCCGGGTTCCTTTACTGCAGGGAGAACTTTCTGTCTTGGCGGGGTTTACAG GAGATTGCCAGTCTAAAGAGACAGTTTGCTGAGCTGCTATCTGACATTGGCTTCATCAAAGAAGGACTGAGGGCCAGGATCATAGAGCGCACATGCTCTAAGGGCACTGATGGTGTTCTGGAGGCCACTGGTCCTGAG GCTAACTTGAACTCGGAAAATATCCGGTTGATGTCAGCCATGCTTTGTGCTGCCCTCTATCCCAATGTGGTCCAG GTCCGAGCTCCTCAGGGGAGCTACAAGATGACCAGCAAAGGAGCGATGAAGATGCAACCCAAAGCCAACGAGCTCCGTTTCATGACCAAAAACGACGGCTGTGTCCACGTGCACCCCTCGTCTGTCAACTacaca GTTCGCCACTACGACAGCCCCTACCTGGTTTACCACGAGAAGGTGAAAACAAGCCGCGTCTTCATCAGGGACTGCAGCATGGTGTCTGTCTACCCACTTGTGCTGTTTGGAGGCGGACAGGTCAGCGTGGAGCTGCACAAAGGAGAGTTTGTCATCTCATTAGATGATGGATGGATTCaatttgctgctgcttctcatcag GTGGCTGAGCTGGTGAAGGAGCTGCGCTGGGAGCTCGATCAGCTGTTGGAGGACAAAATCAAGAACCCGAGCATAGACCTGTGCAGCTGCCCCTGTGGTTCCCGGATCATCCGCATGATTGTCCAACTCATTTCTACACAGTAG
- the morn2 gene encoding MORN repeat-containing protein 2 isoform X2, which translates to MHGRGTLQHPSGALYEGEFKDNMYHGTGIYTFPDGSTYKGHFYENRLEGEGAFTDTKGLVWTGEFHGKAALGLKMQLNI; encoded by the exons ATGCATGGCAGAGGGACCCTGCAGCATCCCTCTGGAGCACTATATGAAGGAGAATTCAAAGACAACATGTACCACGGCACAGGAATATACACTTTTCCAGACGGCTCTACTTACAAAGGTCACTTTTACGAGAACAG GCTGGAGGGAGAAGGAGCTTTCACTGACACAAAAGGACTGGTTTGGACTGGAGAGTTTCATGGCAAAGCAGCACTGGGCCTGAAAATGCAGCTCAACATTTAG
- the stmp1 gene encoding short transmembrane mitochondrial protein 1: MLQFLAGFTLGNVVGMYLAQNYDVPNIAKKIEAFKKDVEAKKKPPE, from the exons ATGCTACAGTTCCTG GCTGGCTTCACCTTGGGGAACGTGGTGGGGATGTACCTCGCTCAAAACTATGAC GTTCCCAACATAGCCAAGAAAATTGAAGCTTTTAAGAAAGACGTGGAGGCCAAAAAGAAGCCTCCAGAGTGA
- the strip2 gene encoding striatin-interacting protein 1 homolog isoform X3, translated as MQAEDMESSLESPNLEFEYGDTDTLTAELSELYSYTEEPEFALNRDYFEEDFRTHARGRRWIELTVEEQRAYVMRLLDALEVTDRDKRLKVARAILYLAQGVFDECDTEVDVLHWSRHNVFLLYDMGIFTALLELLSMEIDNSQACSSAVRKPAISLADSTELRVLLSIMYLMVETIRVQTEDHRPEWIAAREAFKNELGSPLYNGEPFALLLFTMVTKFCSMNAPHFPMKKVLLLLWKTILFTLGGFEELQQMKVQSRDHLNLPPLPEDSIKVVRAMRAASPPASAMELIEQQQQQKRGRRSRRSAFVDSLEGDSPFPKKQPLVKQDSLDTYNERDPFKNDDARDEEEDPEDTDSGIEGEVDPLDRDVIIQPPPPPPLLRPPTERVNFPKGLPWAPKVREKDIEHFLETSRNKFIGFTLGNDTETLVGLPRPIHESVKTLKQHKYVSVAEVQIKREEELQQCPMTLGEEEVEETPAEILYLGMLPNLSQYVIALLKLLLAAAPTSKAKTDSINILADVLPEEMPITVLQSMKLGIDVNRHKEIIVKAISALLLLLLKHFKLNHIYQFEIVSQHLVFANCIPLILKFFNQNIMSYISAKNSICVLDFPHCVVHEMPELTAESLEAGDSNQFCWRNLFSCINLLRILNKLTKWKHSRTMMLVVFKSAPILKRALKVKQAMMQLYVLKLLKIQTKYLGRQWRKSNMKTMSAIYQKVRHRLNDDWAYGNDIDARPWDFQAEECALRESIEKFNSRRYDKNKNGDFTPVDNCLQSVLGQRVELPEDFHYSYEMWLEREVFSQPIQWEGLLQNP; from the exons CTCGAGGCAGGAGGTGGATCGAGCTgacagtggaggagcagagggcaTATGTGATGAGGCTGCTGGATGCACTAGAGGTGAcggacagagacaagaggctaAAGGTGGCCAGGGCCATCCTCTACCTGGCCCAAG GAGTTTTTGATGAGTGTGACACAGAGGTGGACGTGCTCCACTGGTCAAGACACAACGTCTTTCTGCTCTACGACATGGGCATCTTCACGGCGCTGCTGGAGCTGCTCAGCATGGAGATAGA tAACAGCCAGGCGTGCAGCAGTGCAGTAAGGAAGCCTGCCATCTCTCTTGCAGACAGCACAGAGCTCAG AGTGTTACTCAGCATCATGTATCTGATGGTGGAGACCATTAGGGTTCAAACAGAAGATCACAGACCTGAGTGGATAGCAGCCAGAGAGGCCTTTAAGAATGAGCTAG GTTCTCCTCTGTACAATGGAGAGCCTTttgctctgctcctcttcaCTATGGTGACCAAGTTCTGCAGCATGAATGCCCCACACTTCCCCATGAAGAAAGTACTACTGCTGCTCTGGAAGACTATACTG TTCACGTTGGGAGGTTTCGAGGAGCTCCAGCAGATGAAAGTGCAAAGCCGGGATCATCTCAACCTACCCCCACTGCCGGAGGACAGCATCAAGGTAGTCCGGGCCATGAGAGCAGCCTCGCCCCCGGCCTCCGCCATGGAGCTCATcgagcagcagcaacagcagaagaGGGGCCGCCGAAGTCGCAGG AGTGCCTTTGTTGATAGCTTGGAAGGAGACAGTCCCTTTCCCAAGAAGCAG ccCTTGGTCAAGCAGGACAGCCTGGACACATACAACGAGCGGGACCCGTTCAAGAACGACGACGCCcgggatgaggaggaggaccCCGAGGACACGGACAGCGGCATTGAGGGCGAGGTGGACCCCCTTGACCGTGATGTCATCATCCAGCCtccgccacctcctcctcttcttagGCCCCCAACAGAGAGGGTCAACTTCCCCAAGGGCCTCCCCTGGGCCCCTAAAGTCAG GGAGAAAGACATTGAGCACTTCCTAGAGACCAGTAGAAACAAGTTCATCGGATTTACTCTGGGAAA TGACACAGAGACCCTGGTGGGCTTGCCCAGACCCATCCACGAGAGCGTCAAGACTCTCAAACAG cacaAATATGTGTCTGTTGCTGAAGTCCAGATCAAGAGGGAGGAGGAGCTACAGCAGTGTCCAATGACTCTG ggggaggaggaggtggaagagaCACCAGCAGAGATTCTGTACTTGGGCATGCTTCCTAACCTGTCCCAGTATGTG ATTGCCCTCCTGAAGCTGCTACTGGCTGCAGCTCCGACCTCCAAAGCCAAAACTGACTCGATCAACATCTTGGCTGACGTGCTGCCTGAGGAAATGCC tatCACTGTCCTTCAAAGCATGAAACTGGGAATTGATGTGAACCGTCACAAGGAAATCATCGTCAAGgccatctctgctctgctgctgctgctcctcaaGCACTTCAAACTCAACCATATTTAtcag TTTGAAATTGTCTCCCAGCACCTGGTCTTTGCCAACTGTATCCCACTCATCCTCAAGTTCTTCAACCAGAACATCATGTCCTACATCAGTGCCAAAAACAG CATATGTGTCCTGGACTTTCCGCACTGCGTGGTCCACGAGATGCCTGAGCTCACTGCCGAGAGCTTG gaagCAGGAGACAGTAACCAATTCTGCTGGAGGAACCTGTTCTCCTGTATCAACCTGCTGAGAATCCTAAACAAGCTGACCAAGTGGAAACACTCCCGGACCATG ATGCTGGTGGTGTTCAAGTCAGCCCCCATCCTGAAAAGAGCTCTAAAGGTAAAACAGGCCATGATGCAGCTCTATGTTCTCAAGCTGCTTAAGATCCAGACCAAGTATCTTGGCCGCCAGTGGAGGAAGAGCAACATGAAGACCATGTCAGCCATCTACCAGAAGGTCCGCCACAGGCTCAATGACGACTGGGCCTATGGAAATG ACATTGATGCACGGCCCTGGGACTTCCAAGCAGAAGAGTGCGCCCTTAGGGAGAGCATTGAGAAGTTCAACAGCCGGCGCTATGACAAGAACAAGAACGGGGACTTCACACCAGTGGACAACTGCCTGCAGAGCGTGCTCGGCCAGCGAGTGGAGCTGCCCGAGGACTTCCACTACAGCTACGAGATGTGGCTGGAAAGAGAGGTGTTCTCCCAGCCGATCCAGTGGGAGGGGCTGCTGCAAAATCCGTGA
- the morn2 gene encoding MORN repeat-containing protein 2 isoform X1: MSDKKEGDSLSAAATKGSYVFPNGDRYEGDYSRSATGVILRSGTGKHISANGILYTGEWHEDKMHGRGTLQHPSGALYEGEFKDNMYHGTGIYTFPDGSTYKGHFYENRLEGEGAFTDTKGLVWTGEFHGKAALGLKMQLNI, translated from the exons ATGTCTG ATAAGAAAGAAGGAGACTCTTTAAGTGCTGCTG ctaCGAAGGGATCCTACGTTTTCCCAAATGGGGACAGATATG AGGGAGACTATAGCAGATCTGCAACAGGAGTGATACTGAGGAGCGGTactggaaaacacatttcagcaaaTGGCATTTTATACACTGGAGAGTGGCATGAGGATAAA ATGCATGGCAGAGGGACCCTGCAGCATCCCTCTGGAGCACTATATGAAGGAGAATTCAAAGACAACATGTACCACGGCACAGGAATATACACTTTTCCAGACGGCTCTACTTACAAAGGTCACTTTTACGAGAACAG GCTGGAGGGAGAAGGAGCTTTCACTGACACAAAAGGACTGGTTTGGACTGGAGAGTTTCATGGCAAAGCAGCACTGGGCCTGAAAATGCAGCTCAACATTTAG
- the LOC113163131 gene encoding small lysine-rich protein 1, with the protein MPSKSKKSKSNKSKPAKKAGNQSTHKNGSSHAKSAKTEVDLLSPAAMENVYYISHNAVDCLEFRGFGWPKSNKKKKKKGTKRKKKK; encoded by the exons Atg CCATCCAAATCCAAGAAATCAAAGTCCAACAAGTCTAAGCCTGCAAAGAAGGCTGGGAACCAATCAACACACAAAAATGGATCCTCTCATGCCAAATCTGCCAAGACAGAGGTGGACCTCCTCAGCCCAGCAGCCATGGAGAATGTTTACTACATATCCCATAATGCAGTTGACTGTCTGGAATTCAGAGGCTTTGGGTGGccaaagtcaaacaaaaagaagaagaagaagggaacCAAAcggaagaagaaaaagtga